The sequence ATCCGCTGGAAGAAACCGATATCGACTTGCAGACGCTGCAGGGCTGGAAGGACTGCATCGACAATGCCCATCATTTTGGCGCCAATTGCGTTGCCGGCTTTACCGGCCGCATCCGCGGTGCGCCGCTGACCGACAGCCTGCCGCGCTACAAGCAGATCTGGAGCGAACTTGCCAAGCGCGCCGCCGACAAGGGCATCAAGATCGCCTTCGAAAACTGCGCAATGGACGGCAACTGGACAACCGGTGACTGGAACATCGCGCATAATCCCGATGCCTGGGAGCTGATCTTCAATGAGACGCCGGACGATAATATCGGCCTTGAGTGGGAACCGTGCCACCAGATGGTCTACCTGATCGAGCCGCTGCCGCAGATCCGAAAGTGGGCAAAGAAAATCTTCCATGTCCACGGCAAGGATGCGACGATCCGCTGGGATGTCATCAAGGAGCATGGCATCTTCGGCAAGGAAAAATTCGTCCTCATGCGCACGCCTGGCTTCGGCGACAGCAACTGGACGGACATCATTTCGGAGCTGCGTCTGGCGGGCTGGTCGGGCTCGATCGATATCGAAGGCTGGCACGATCCGGTTTACCGCGACGTGCTGGAGATGACAGGCCAGGTCTACGCACTGAACCATCTGAAGCATGCCCGGGGCGGCGACTTTGTCGCCGATCCGGTTTAATGATACGGCGCCCGGCAAGGAGGATTTGCCGGGCAGTCGGGGAATGGGTAACCACAAAGGAGGAGAACCATGGCTATCCGCAAATTCGCAGTCCTGAGTGCTTTGGCACTTGCCGGCGTCTCGCTCTTCGGCTTTTCAGCCAAGGCCGAAGACGTGACCATCAGCGTCTGGTCACTTGATCGCGACATTCAACCGGCGCCCAATCTCGTCAAGGAATTCAACGCGCAGAACAACGGCATTAAGATCGAATACCGCCTCATTCAGTTCGATGACGTCGTCACCGAAGCGATGCGCGCCTATGCCTCCGGTCAGGCGCCCGACATCATTGCCGTCGATAATCCCGAACACGCAATGTTCGCTTCGCGTGGCGCCTTCCTCGATCTGACCGACATGATCTCGAAGTCGACCGTGATCAAGCCGGAGAATTATTTTCCCGGGCCGCTGAAGTCGGTCGAATGGGACGGGAAATACTATGGCGTGCCAAAAGCGACGAACACGATCGCGCTCTACTACAACAAGGACATGTTCAAGGCGAAGGGCCTCGACCCGAACAAGCCGCCGCAGACCTGGGACGAGCTCGTTGAAGACGCGCGTAAACTGACCGATCCGGCCAAGAACGTCTATGGCCTGGCCTTCTCTGCAAAAGCCAACGAGGAAGGCACCTTCCAGTTCCTTCCTTGGGCCCAAATGGGCGGTGGCGGCTACGAGAACATCAATGCCGATGGTGCGGTCAAGGCGCTCGAGACCTGGAAGACCATACTGGACGAAAAGCTTGCCTCGCCGGATACACTCACGCGCGGCCAGTGGGACTCGACCGGCACCTTCAACTCCGGCAATGCAGCCATGGCGATCTCCGGTCCGTGGGAGCTCGACCGCATGGTGAAGGAAGCCAAGTTCGATTGGGGTGTGACACTGCTTCCGGTCCCGAAGGCAGGCGCAGAGCGTTCATCGGCCATGGGCGACTTCAACTGGGCGATCTTCGCAAGCTCCAAGCACCCGGCCGAAGCTTTCAAGGCGCTTGAGTATTTCGCCTCTCAGGACGACAAGTTGTTCAAGAACTACGGCCAGCTTCCGGCCCGTTCCGACATCACTATCCCGCAGACCGGCGAAAAGCTGAAGGATGATGCTCTCAAGGTCTTCCTCGAGCAACTGAAATATGCCAAGCCCCGTGGCCCGCACCCGCAGTGGCCGAAGATCTCCAAGGCGATCCAGGACGCAATCCAGGCCGCATTGACTGGCCAGATGAGCGCCAAGGAAGCGCTCGACCAGGCCGCCGACAAAATCAAGGCCGTTCTGGGATAATTGGCGCAGTCAATCGCTTCGTCTTCTCCCCGGTCCGGGGGGAAGGAGAAACTCAACCATTTCCTCCCGGCAGGGGCTGTCTTGCGCGAGAGCGCCAGGCAGCGCCGTTCGGGAGTAATCGGAGGCCCCATGAAGAGGATCCTGATGAGCGTCAAGGACGGCCGCGGTTTCGATATCGTGCTCGTTGCCTTTCCGCTCGGCTTTCTGTTTCTGATGGCGGGTCTGCCGCTCATCTACAACGTTGTAATGAGCTTTCAGGAGGTTGACATGTTCAGCCTCGGGACCTTTTCGCGACCCTTTGTCGGCTTCAAGAATTACACAGATCTCTTCGCGCAGCCCGAGACGCTGGGGATCTTTTACAACACGCTGATCTTCGTCGCCGGCTCGATCGCAGGTCAGTTCCTGATCGGTTTCGGGCTTGCGTTGTTCTTCTGGGTGAACTTTCCCGGGGCATCATGGATGCGCGGTCTCTTCCTCGTGTCCTGGGTCATGCCCGGCCTCGTTGTCGGCGCCATCTGGAACTGGATCTTGTCAGGCGACTTCGGCGTGCTCAATTTCATCCTGCGAGAAAGCGGCATGATCTCCGGAAACATCTTCTGGCGTTCCGACCCACACTATTCGCTCTTTGCCGTCATTATTGCCAATGTCTGGCTCGGCACTTCCTTCAACATGATCCTTTTATCCGTCGGCCTTTCGGCCATCCCCGGCGATCTCTATGAAGCTGCAGAACTCGATGGTGCGAATGCCTGGCAGCGCTTCTGGACCATCACTCTGCCGATGATGCGCTCGACAATCGGCGCCATCATCGCCCTTGGCCTGATCTTCACGCTGCAACAGTTCGACCTCTTCGCCGCGATCACCTCTGGCGGGCCGAACAATTCCTCAAATGTGACGCAATATTGGGCCTGGGAGTTGTCTTTCCGCCAATATGATTTCGCCAAAGGCGCCACGATCTCCGTCATCATGATCGTCTTCGTCATGATCGCCTCTGTCGTCTATGTCCGTTCGACGCGCCATGAGGTGCGAGGATGAGTGAAATAAACCGAAACCGACTGATGCTCGCGATCGCCATCGCCATGGCGGCGATCTACCTCTTTCCGCTCTACTGGATGTATATCACAGCACTGAAAAGCGGCTCGGAGATGTTCGCCACGCCGCCGAGCTTCTGGCCGTCTTCTCCGCAATGGAGCACCTATGCCTATGTGTGGGAGAGCCGGAACATGGGTCGCTATCTCTGGAATTCGCTGGTGATCGCGCTCGGTTCCGTGGCCCTCATCACCATCCTCGGCGTTGGTTGCGCATACGTGCTGGCGCGTTATCGCAGCATCTGGGTGGATATCGGCCTGTTCCTGATCCTCATGCTGCAGGTTCTTCCCGCCTCCTTGATGGTTACACCGATCTTCGTCGGTTTTTCGCAGCTCGGCATGCTCAACTATCCGCGTCTTGCCGTTATCATCGCCATAGCAGCAAAAAGCATGCCCTTCTTCGTCGTCCTGGTCCGCGCCACCTTCATGGCCGTACCCCAGGAACTGGAAGAGGCCGCTCTTGTCGACGGCAATTCCCGCATCGGCGCTTTCTTCACCATCGTCTTGCCGCTGGCGCGCAACGGTATCCTGGTCAGCGCGATCCTCATCTTCATGCAGGCCTTCGGCGAATTCGTCTATGCGAAATCGATGATCCAGGCCGCCGAGCTTCAGCCGGCGAGCGTCGGTCTCAATTCCTTCATGGGGCCGAACACCAACGAGTGGAACAACATCATGGCCTACGCCACGATGTATGTAACGCCCATTCTCGCCATCTTCGTTCTCTTGCAGCGCCGCATCGTATCCGGCCTCACCTCGGGAGCCCTCAAATGACCACTCAGATCGAGCTTGTCGGCGTCAACAAGCATTACGGCGCCTTTCACGCTCTCAAGAACATCAACCTGTCGATCGCCAAGGGGACGTTCGTGGCGCTCGTCGGTCCTTCCGGCTGCGGCAAGTCCACGCTTCTGCGATCTCTCGCGGGTCTTGAAAGCATCTCTGAGGGCGACCTCAAGATCGCCGGGGAGCTGATGAACAACGTGCCGCCGCGCAAGCGCGACGTGGCGATGGTCTTCCAGTCCTACGCTCTTTATCCGCATATGACCGTCGAGCAGAATCTCACATATAGTCTCCGCATCCGCGGCGTCGCCAAAACCGAGGCGAAGAAAGCCGCCGAGGACGTCGCCGCCACGACCGGCCTGTCGCATCTCCTGAAACGCTATCCGCGAGAGCTTTCAGGCGGCCAGCGTCAGCGCGTCGCCATGAGCCGCGCCATTATCCGTCATCCGAAGGCATTCCTCTTTGACGAACCGCTTTCCAATCTGGATGCGGCGCTGCGTGTCCATATGCGCAAGGAAATCCGTGCGTTACACGACCGACTTCATGCGACTTCCGTTTACGTTACCCACGACCAGATCGAGGCTATGACGATGGCCGATCACGTTGTCGTCATGCGCGATGGCGTCATCGAGCAGCAGGGAAGGCCGCTTGATCTTTACGACACGCCTGCCAACAAATTCGTCGCCGGCTTCATCGGCTCGCCCGCAATGAACTTCATCCCGGCGATCGTCGGCGAAGGTAGCGAAAGCCTGACGCTCGACTTCGGGGCGCTGAAGCACAAGGTGGCGATCTCCAGCAAACTGCAACCCGGCCGCAAAGTCACCGCCGGTATTCGCCCCGAACACATTGGCATCACCAGCCAGGGGCAGGGCACTTTCGACGTTCCGGTCGCTGTCGTGGAATCGACGGGTTCTTCAACCTTCATCACCGCGGCGACCAGACCTGAACTCACCATTGTCGAAACCGGTCGCGGAAATACACGGGCGGGAGATATCATCGGCGTCCGTGTCGATCTGGAGAAGCTTCACCTCTTCGACGAGACAAGCGGCGTCAGGATCTGACGCCGCCTTTAAGCGTCAGCGTCCGCCTTCCATCTTGCGGTGGCGCTGGTTGATGCCATGCTCACCATAGGGATATTGTCCAGGCGTCGGCGCGCTGACTTCGTCAAGCCTGGTGGTCTCCTCATGTGAAAGCGCAAGGCTGGCGGCGTTGAGATTGTCGGCGAGCTGCTCAGGATTTCGCGCACCGAGAATGACCGAGGTCACTGCCGGGCGCGCCGCCGTCCAGGCAAGGGCCACTTGCGCCATGCTGACGCCGCGGGCAATGGCGATCTCCTCCACCACCCTGATAACTGCCCAGGTGCGCTCCTGCGCATTGCGGGCTTCGAAGGCTTCGCCGCCGCGCGCTGGATTTTCGCCAAGACGGGTTGCGCCGGTCGGCAGCTGATCACGCTTGTACTTGCCAGTCAGCCAGCCGCCGCCAAGTGGTGACCAAGGAAGCAGCCCCAGGCCAGCATCCTGGCAGGCGGCGACGATCTCTAGCTCGATATCGCGCATCAGCAAATTGTATTGCGGCTGAAGCGTCACCGGCCGTGTGTAGCCGCGCGCCTTGGCAATTTCGCATGCCTTGGCGATGTGCCAGCCGACATAGTTGGAAAACCCGTAATAGCCGATCTTGCCCGCTGAGACGGCGTCATCGAGGAAGCGTAGGGTCTCCTCGATCGGCGTCAGCGCGTCCCATGCATGCATCTGGTAAAGATCGATATGCTCGATGCCCAAGCGACGCAGAGAGTCGTTGAGCGCTTGGTTGAGATGTTTGCGTGAGAGACCGATATCATTTGGACCCGGACCCATCGGGAAGCGGCCTTTGGTCGCGATCACGGCTTGCCTTGCCTCGCTCGGCCGCGTTTTCAGCCAGCGGCCGATGATTTCTTCGGAACTGCCAGCGCTATAAACGTCGGCGGTATCGATGAAATTGCCGCCCCAGGCGAAATAGTCGTCGAGCAGCTTGTGGGAGGCCGCTTCGTCCGCCTCCGCGCCAAAGGTCATCGTGCCGAGACAATAGGCGGTCACGATTGTGCCGCTCTGGCCGAGTTTGCGATAATCCATGTTAACCTCCTGATCCAACAAAGCCGCGACACCAAGGGCGGCCACCGTCTCGCGTCATCGACACCGGTGGCGGCGGTATCCGCAGCCAACGATTCTTTTCTTTCGCAGCTGTCGGAAGGGACAGCGTCGACAAGACCGTCATGAACAGATGGGTTGATCACATGAGGTAGAAGCAATGCCGAAAACGCCACGAGAGAATGCGACAGGCGCTTCCATCTTTCAAACGGAAGATTTAGATGAGATTGATCAATAGATGTGAAAAATGAGGCTCCCGTGGAACTACGCCAGCTCCAGTATTTTGTTGCTGCGGCAAAAGCCGAGCATTTCACAAAAGCCGCGCAACGGTTGAACATTGTTCAGTCTGCTCTTTCAAGTTCAGTCCGGGCGCTAGAACAAGAGCTGAATGCCAAGCTTTTCGTTCGCACGACTCGCAAGGTGCGGCTGACGGCCGCCGGCAGAGCGCTGCTCGAAAAAGCCGAGATTGTCCTTGATGCCGCGAAGGACGCACGCGAAGCGGTAAGCGCTGTTGCCCAGGCGAAATCGGGAAAGCTGAACCTCGGAACCGTTCACGGACTGCCGGCGTTTGTCGATCTGCCGTTTCTACTTGCACGTTTTCATAAGCGTCATCCGCATATCGATGTGCGGCTGATACAGGGCGGGGCGGTCCATCTCCTGGAGAAGGTCAGGAATGGCAAGCTTGACCTTGCTTTCCTGCCGATGTTTGAACCACCAGCCGATATCGCAACCGTCACCATCGCCTGCGAAGAACTGGTTGTCGTCTGCAACAAGGCCCATTCACTTGCCTCAAGCCAGGTCGTTTCGCTTGCTGAGATTGCAGCTCATGCCTTTGTCGAATTCGAGCAGGATTTAGGAACGCGCAAAATCATCGATGATTTGTTTTTGGCGGCGAATATCGATCGCAAGATCGCATTTGAGGTGAGTGATCTTGCTACTCTGATGGAACTGGTCGGACACGGGCTCGGCATCGCCCTGGTGCCGGAATCGGTCGCCTGCAGCCAGCCACAGATATTGAGTGTTTGCCGTCTCAAAGAAGCAGATGCATGCTGGGAAGTCGTATTGGCCTCATCGGCAACATCGGGCGACGCTCTGCCGAGACGCTTTGAGGAAATCATCGGAAGTGATGCCGGCATCGAAGTTTGACCCCCGGGTGGCGCATGATTTGTGGATACTGTCGAAATTTGCGGCTGTGACACCGGTCGTCACCATGGCCGGCAACCGGAGTGTACGGAAGGGATGAACATGAGACGGAAATTCGGTTATGCATTCGGCGCGAGCTTGATCCTGCTCGGACTGCTCTGGATCGGTCAAGGCAGCGGGCTCTTCCCCTATCCTTCCTCAAGTTTCATGGTCAATCAAAATCTCTGGATTTTATGGGGTGTCATCGTCGTGGGGATCGGCGGCATAGCCGTCTTCATCACCCATAAACTGCGTGGGAACTGATCTGCTGACAGGTCTAGATCAGCCGACCGCCGTAGCAGACCGGCTCGTGGAGTTGGATCGCCAGACTACGAATAGGCTGAAAGCTTGTGAAAGCCGTCGGTCCCTATTGTCACTCAGGCAAAGTTCTTTCGGACCGCACTTGCGTTTATATCAATAACTTATGGCCTATTGCCTAAAGCGTCGATTGAAGATCTATGAGGACAGCATGTTGGCAGATGTCGTACTACTGTCTGACAGAGACATGGCGGTGCGTCAGCTTGCAGTTTTGAAGTAGTC is a genomic window of Rhizobium etli 8C-3 containing:
- a CDS encoding carbohydrate ABC transporter permease → MSEINRNRLMLAIAIAMAAIYLFPLYWMYITALKSGSEMFATPPSFWPSSPQWSTYAYVWESRNMGRYLWNSLVIALGSVALITILGVGCAYVLARYRSIWVDIGLFLILMLQVLPASLMVTPIFVGFSQLGMLNYPRLAVIIAIAAKSMPFFVVLVRATFMAVPQELEEAALVDGNSRIGAFFTIVLPLARNGILVSAILIFMQAFGEFVYAKSMIQAAELQPASVGLNSFMGPNTNEWNNIMAYATMYVTPILAIFVLLQRRIVSGLTSGALK
- a CDS encoding ABC transporter substrate-binding protein; the protein is MAIRKFAVLSALALAGVSLFGFSAKAEDVTISVWSLDRDIQPAPNLVKEFNAQNNGIKIEYRLIQFDDVVTEAMRAYASGQAPDIIAVDNPEHAMFASRGAFLDLTDMISKSTVIKPENYFPGPLKSVEWDGKYYGVPKATNTIALYYNKDMFKAKGLDPNKPPQTWDELVEDARKLTDPAKNVYGLAFSAKANEEGTFQFLPWAQMGGGGYENINADGAVKALETWKTILDEKLASPDTLTRGQWDSTGTFNSGNAAMAISGPWELDRMVKEAKFDWGVTLLPVPKAGAERSSAMGDFNWAIFASSKHPAEAFKALEYFASQDDKLFKNYGQLPARSDITIPQTGEKLKDDALKVFLEQLKYAKPRGPHPQWPKISKAIQDAIQAALTGQMSAKEALDQAADKIKAVLG
- a CDS encoding ABC transporter ATP-binding protein, with amino-acid sequence MTTQIELVGVNKHYGAFHALKNINLSIAKGTFVALVGPSGCGKSTLLRSLAGLESISEGDLKIAGELMNNVPPRKRDVAMVFQSYALYPHMTVEQNLTYSLRIRGVAKTEAKKAAEDVAATTGLSHLLKRYPRELSGGQRQRVAMSRAIIRHPKAFLFDEPLSNLDAALRVHMRKEIRALHDRLHATSVYVTHDQIEAMTMADHVVVMRDGVIEQQGRPLDLYDTPANKFVAGFIGSPAMNFIPAIVGEGSESLTLDFGALKHKVAISSKLQPGRKVTAGIRPEHIGITSQGQGTFDVPVAVVESTGSSTFITAATRPELTIVETGRGNTRAGDIIGVRVDLEKLHLFDETSGVRI
- a CDS encoding LysR family transcriptional regulator; the protein is MELRQLQYFVAAAKAEHFTKAAQRLNIVQSALSSSVRALEQELNAKLFVRTTRKVRLTAAGRALLEKAEIVLDAAKDAREAVSAVAQAKSGKLNLGTVHGLPAFVDLPFLLARFHKRHPHIDVRLIQGGAVHLLEKVRNGKLDLAFLPMFEPPADIATVTIACEELVVVCNKAHSLASSQVVSLAEIAAHAFVEFEQDLGTRKIIDDLFLAANIDRKIAFEVSDLATLMELVGHGLGIALVPESVACSQPQILSVCRLKEADACWEVVLASSATSGDALPRRFEEIIGSDAGIEV
- a CDS encoding carbohydrate ABC transporter permease, with amino-acid sequence MKRILMSVKDGRGFDIVLVAFPLGFLFLMAGLPLIYNVVMSFQEVDMFSLGTFSRPFVGFKNYTDLFAQPETLGIFYNTLIFVAGSIAGQFLIGFGLALFFWVNFPGASWMRGLFLVSWVMPGLVVGAIWNWILSGDFGVLNFILRESGMISGNIFWRSDPHYSLFAVIIANVWLGTSFNMILLSVGLSAIPGDLYEAAELDGANAWQRFWTITLPMMRSTIGAIIALGLIFTLQQFDLFAAITSGGPNNSSNVTQYWAWELSFRQYDFAKGATISVIMIVFVMIASVVYVRSTRHEVRG
- a CDS encoding aldo/keto reductase, translating into MDYRKLGQSGTIVTAYCLGTMTFGAEADEAASHKLLDDYFAWGGNFIDTADVYSAGSSEEIIGRWLKTRPSEARQAVIATKGRFPMGPGPNDIGLSRKHLNQALNDSLRRLGIEHIDLYQMHAWDALTPIEETLRFLDDAVSAGKIGYYGFSNYVGWHIAKACEIAKARGYTRPVTLQPQYNLLMRDIELEIVAACQDAGLGLLPWSPLGGGWLTGKYKRDQLPTGATRLGENPARGGEAFEARNAQERTWAVIRVVEEIAIARGVSMAQVALAWTAARPAVTSVILGARNPEQLADNLNAASLALSHEETTRLDEVSAPTPGQYPYGEHGINQRHRKMEGGR
- a CDS encoding sugar phosphate isomerase/epimerase family protein — translated: MSNPAKSIRIGTMVSASKGGADKRIGQIADMGFESFEPFFWQTTNGQDLAELGKRSLDAIGDRDITISTLGMFGNPLEETDIDLQTLQGWKDCIDNAHHFGANCVAGFTGRIRGAPLTDSLPRYKQIWSELAKRAADKGIKIAFENCAMDGNWTTGDWNIAHNPDAWELIFNETPDDNIGLEWEPCHQMVYLIEPLPQIRKWAKKIFHVHGKDATIRWDVIKEHGIFGKEKFVLMRTPGFGDSNWTDIISELRLAGWSGSIDIEGWHDPVYRDVLEMTGQVYALNHLKHARGGDFVADPV